In Saccharothrix violaceirubra, the following are encoded in one genomic region:
- a CDS encoding FAD-dependent oxidoreductase, translated as MTDVDVVVVGGGAMGSAAAWQLAVRGFEVVLLERFSPGHAFGASHGASRIFRLVYGDPLYVGLALEASALWRELGGDVLTETGGVDHGDLTGLAESLEAAGSPGRLITADEARARWPGLRFDTDVFFHPRTGRLHADNAVTKLQEAATYHGAVVRHQEPALSIKLGDKVEVRTAQDVYRARRVVVAVGAWTTRLLGDLVPLPPLRVTQEQPAHFRPLHPGDWPAFIHRVPDGVYGMATPGEGIKVGHHGSGPEVDPDRRDFTAEPGRFRALRDYVRQWLPGVDADAATPISCTYTSTPNSDFVLDRYGPLVVAAGFSGHGFKFVPAIGRVLADLATSDALADPRFRLSIPAGQGNS; from the coding sequence GTGACTGATGTCGACGTGGTCGTGGTCGGTGGTGGCGCCATGGGTTCGGCCGCCGCCTGGCAGCTCGCCGTGCGCGGGTTCGAGGTCGTGCTGCTGGAGCGGTTCTCGCCCGGACACGCGTTCGGGGCCTCGCACGGGGCGTCGCGGATCTTCCGCCTGGTCTACGGCGATCCGCTGTACGTAGGCCTCGCGCTGGAGGCGTCCGCGCTGTGGCGCGAACTCGGCGGGGACGTGCTCACCGAGACCGGCGGCGTCGACCACGGCGACCTGACCGGCCTGGCCGAGAGCCTGGAGGCCGCCGGTTCGCCCGGACGGCTCATCACCGCCGACGAGGCCCGCGCGCGTTGGCCGGGCCTGCGGTTCGACACCGACGTGTTCTTCCACCCACGCACCGGCCGCCTGCACGCCGACAACGCGGTGACGAAACTCCAGGAAGCGGCCACGTACCACGGTGCCGTAGTTCGTCACCAGGAGCCCGCGTTGAGCATAAAGCTCGGCGACAAAGTGGAAGTACGCACGGCGCAAGACGTGTACCGGGCACGACGCGTCGTCGTCGCGGTCGGCGCGTGGACGACGAGACTCCTCGGCGACCTGGTGCCCCTGCCGCCGCTGCGGGTCACCCAGGAACAGCCCGCGCACTTCCGCCCCCTGCACCCCGGCGACTGGCCCGCGTTCATCCACCGCGTCCCGGACGGCGTGTACGGGATGGCCACGCCCGGTGAGGGGATCAAGGTCGGCCACCACGGCAGCGGGCCGGAGGTCGACCCCGACCGCCGCGACTTCACGGCCGAACCGGGCCGCTTCCGGGCGTTGCGCGACTACGTGCGGCAGTGGCTGCCCGGTGTCGACGCCGACGCGGCCACGCCGATCAGCTGCACGTACACGTCGACGCCGAACTCGGACTTCGTCCTCGACCGGTACGGACCGCTCGTCGTCGCCGCCGGGTTCTCCGGGCACGGCTTCAAGTTCGTCCCCGCGATCGGCCGGGTCCTCGCCGACCTGGCCACGTCCGACGCGCTCGCCGATCCGCGCTTCCGGCTTTCTATTCCCGCCGGACAAGGGAATTCCTGA
- a CDS encoding LLM class flavin-dependent oxidoreductase: MGTGLHLAVALEGSGWHPAAPHDGDARFTAGYWADLVREAERGLLDFVTFEDEFGPVGRLDSVQVAARVAPLTRNIGLVPTAIVTHTEPFHLSKALATLDYVSKGRAGVRLRGSWKEVDYAHVGRRTFSEPVTREVDDDLLAETADYAEVLRRLWDSWEDDAEIRDAATGRFIDRDKLHYIDFEGKWFSVKGPSITPRPPQGNLPVAVLSHEQVAHDLAKAAADIVFVTPQDFDDAREIATQTEGVLRFADFVVHFDADRKARLDAVATEDSDAYIFTGDPGALADLLLEWRTLGYEGFRLRPGSLPDDLNVITKQLVPELQRRGVFRTAYEADTFRGLLGLPRPANRYASA, encoded by the coding sequence ATGGGAACTGGTCTGCACCTCGCGGTGGCGCTGGAGGGATCGGGCTGGCACCCGGCCGCGCCGCACGACGGCGACGCGCGGTTCACCGCCGGGTACTGGGCGGACCTGGTCCGCGAGGCCGAACGGGGACTGCTCGACTTCGTCACGTTCGAGGACGAATTCGGACCGGTTGGCCGGCTCGACTCCGTGCAGGTCGCGGCCAGGGTCGCGCCGCTGACCCGCAACATCGGCCTGGTGCCGACGGCGATCGTCACGCACACCGAGCCGTTCCACCTGTCCAAGGCGCTCGCCACGCTGGACTACGTGAGCAAGGGCCGGGCGGGCGTAAGGCTGCGCGGGTCGTGGAAGGAAGTGGACTACGCCCACGTCGGCCGCCGCACGTTCAGCGAGCCGGTCACCCGCGAGGTGGACGACGACCTCCTCGCCGAGACCGCCGACTACGCCGAGGTGCTGCGCCGGCTGTGGGACAGCTGGGAGGACGACGCGGAGATCCGCGACGCCGCCACCGGCCGGTTCATCGACCGCGACAAGCTGCACTACATCGACTTCGAGGGGAAGTGGTTCAGTGTCAAGGGCCCCTCGATCACCCCGCGTCCGCCCCAGGGCAACCTGCCGGTGGCCGTCCTGTCCCACGAGCAGGTCGCGCACGACCTGGCCAAGGCCGCCGCGGACATCGTCTTCGTGACCCCGCAGGACTTCGACGACGCCCGCGAGATCGCGACGCAGACCGAGGGCGTGCTCCGGTTCGCCGACTTCGTGGTGCACTTCGACGCCGACCGCAAGGCCCGACTCGACGCCGTCGCCACCGAGGACTCGGACGCCTACATCTTCACCGGCGACCCCGGCGCGCTCGCCGACCTGCTGCTGGAGTGGCGCACGCTGGGCTACGAGGGCTTCCGGCTGCGTCCCGGCTCGCTGCCCGACGACCTGAATGTGATCACCAAGCAGCTCGTGCCGGAACTCCAGCGGCGCGGCGTGTTCCGCACCGCGTACGAAGCCGACACCTTCCGCGGCCTGCTCGGTCTGCCGCGGCCCGCCAACCGCTACGCCTCGGCCTGA
- a CDS encoding NtaA/DmoA family FMN-dependent monooxygenase (This protein belongs to a clade of FMN-dependent monooxygenases, within a broader family of flavin-dependent oxidoreductases, the luciferase-like monooxygenase (LMM) family, some of whose members use coenzyme F420 rather than FMN.) codes for MPKQIHLAAHFPGVNNTTVWSHPQAGSHIEFSSFEHFARTAERAKFDFFFLAEGLRLREQGGEIYDLDVVGRPDTFTVLAALAAVTDRLGLAGTINSTFNEPFDVARQFITLDHLSGGRAAWNVVTSWDAFTGENFRRGGFLPADQRYARAKKFLDAAGVLFDSWRDNGKFAIKDDQFDISGTFDLPRSPQERPVILQAGDSEEGREFAAAKADAIFSRHSTLVEGKAFYADVKGRLANYGRTFDQLKILPAATFVLGDNDSDAQEKAHEVRRQQVSGQTAIKLLEQLWNRDLSSYDPDGPLPESDPLISDEHIARGRASVRMHRDPLAEAAKLRALAEAKNLSIREVIIETRADQTFIGSAASVAKQIDDLVQADAADGFILVPHVTPGGFDEFADTVVPILQDKGVFRTEYTGTTLRDHLGLS; via the coding sequence ATGCCCAAGCAGATCCACCTGGCCGCGCACTTCCCCGGGGTCAACAACACCACCGTGTGGAGCCACCCGCAGGCGGGCAGCCACATCGAGTTCTCCTCGTTCGAGCACTTCGCCCGCACCGCCGAGCGGGCCAAGTTCGACTTCTTCTTCCTCGCCGAGGGCCTGCGGCTGCGCGAGCAGGGCGGCGAGATCTACGACCTGGACGTCGTCGGCCGGCCCGACACGTTCACCGTGCTGGCCGCGCTCGCCGCCGTGACCGACCGGCTGGGGCTGGCGGGCACGATCAACTCCACGTTCAACGAACCTTTCGACGTGGCAAGGCAGTTCATCACGCTCGACCACCTCTCCGGCGGGCGTGCCGCCTGGAACGTGGTCACCTCGTGGGACGCGTTCACCGGCGAGAACTTCCGCCGCGGCGGCTTCCTGCCCGCCGACCAGCGCTACGCGCGGGCCAAGAAGTTCCTCGACGCGGCGGGCGTGCTGTTCGACTCGTGGCGCGACAACGGCAAGTTCGCGATCAAGGACGACCAGTTCGACATCTCCGGCACGTTCGACCTGCCGCGCTCGCCGCAGGAGCGCCCGGTCATCCTCCAGGCCGGCGATTCCGAGGAGGGCCGCGAGTTCGCCGCCGCCAAGGCCGACGCGATCTTCAGCCGGCATTCGACTTTGGTGGAGGGCAAGGCGTTCTACGCGGACGTGAAGGGCCGTCTCGCCAACTACGGGCGGACGTTCGACCAGCTCAAGATCCTGCCCGCCGCCACGTTCGTGCTGGGGGACAACGACTCCGACGCGCAGGAGAAGGCGCACGAGGTGCGCCGCCAGCAGGTCAGCGGGCAGACCGCGATCAAGCTGCTGGAGCAGTTGTGGAACCGCGACCTGTCGTCGTACGACCCGGACGGCCCGCTGCCCGAGAGCGACCCGTTGATCAGCGACGAGCACATCGCCCGCGGCCGGGCGAGCGTGCGCATGCACCGCGACCCGTTGGCCGAGGCGGCGAAGCTGCGCGCGTTGGCCGAGGCCAAGAACCTGTCGATCCGCGAGGTGATCATCGAGACCCGCGCCGACCAGACGTTCATCGGCTCGGCCGCGAGCGTGGCCAAGCAGATCGACGACCTGGTCCAGGCGGACGCGGCCGACGGGTTCATCCTCGTGCCGCACGTGACGCCCGGCGGGTTCGACGAGTTCGCGGACACGGTCGTGCCGATCCTCCAGGACAAGGGCGTGTTCCGCACCGAGTACACGGGTACGACGCTGCGCGACCACCTCGGCCTGTCGTGA
- a CDS encoding LLM class flavin-dependent oxidoreductase, whose product MKYLLMTLITHTGSVSTTARLREVVDNAVLAEELGYDGYAVGERHERPFISSSPPVVLSHIAARTERIRLYTAVTTLSLLDPVRAVEDYSTLDHLSGGRLDLMIGKGNGSAQRDLFHVTPEDQWDRNIEGYELFRRLWREDKVTWSGRFRPPLVDAEVWPRPLQRPIRVWHGSATSAASVEVAAKWGDPLFSANVTNPIEPYAELIELYRERWKHYGHPGEPVVGAGTAGFYVARSSQEALATFRPLFEARLKLWRDHGQEPVFPTLEDFVERSSALVGSPAQVAEKVLRYHERFGHTVIHLHADADGLTPQQHRGSLELFQDAVAPVLNRTIGDPVWTT is encoded by the coding sequence GTGAAGTACCTGTTGATGACGTTGATCACGCACACCGGGTCGGTCTCCACGACGGCCCGGTTGCGCGAGGTCGTCGACAACGCGGTGCTGGCCGAGGAACTCGGCTACGACGGGTACGCGGTGGGCGAGCGGCACGAGCGCCCGTTCATCTCGTCCTCGCCCCCGGTGGTGCTCAGCCACATCGCCGCGCGCACCGAACGCATCCGGCTCTACACGGCCGTCACCACGTTGAGCCTGCTCGACCCGGTGCGGGCGGTCGAGGACTACTCGACGCTGGACCACCTGTCCGGCGGTCGGCTCGACCTGATGATCGGCAAGGGCAACGGCTCGGCGCAGCGCGACCTGTTCCACGTCACGCCCGAGGACCAGTGGGACCGCAACATCGAGGGCTACGAGCTGTTCCGACGGCTGTGGCGCGAGGACAAGGTCACCTGGTCCGGCCGGTTCCGGCCGCCGCTGGTGGACGCCGAGGTGTGGCCCCGGCCGTTGCAGCGGCCGATCCGGGTGTGGCACGGCTCGGCGACCAGTGCGGCGTCGGTCGAGGTCGCGGCCAAGTGGGGCGACCCGCTGTTCTCCGCGAACGTGACCAATCCGATCGAGCCTTACGCCGAGCTGATCGAGCTTTATCGCGAACGGTGGAAGCACTACGGGCATCCCGGCGAGCCCGTCGTCGGCGCGGGCACAGCCGGGTTCTACGTGGCCCGCTCCTCGCAGGAGGCGCTGGCGACGTTCCGGCCGTTGTTCGAGGCCCGGCTGAAGCTGTGGCGCGACCACGGCCAGGAGCCGGTCTTCCCGACGCTGGAGGACTTCGTCGAGCGCAGTTCGGCGTTGGTCGGCTCGCCCGCACAGGTCGCGGAGAAGGTGTTGCGCTACCACGAGCGGTTCGGGCACACGGTGATCCACCTGCACGCGGACGCCGACGGCCTGACCCCGCAGCAGCACCGCGGGTCGTTGGAGCTGTTCCAGGACGCGGTCGCACCCGTGCTCAACCGCACGATCGGCGACCCGGTCTGGACGACCTGA
- a CDS encoding DivIVA domain-containing protein, whose protein sequence is MDSEAVDDAAPRFTTAMRGYDRRQVDEYVAAQAAALADASLELARLRSTGPAPTTPASHLGERVAGIVAFAEHQAEELVAEATRTAETLRGDAKRQAELILREAEVQAGELRRGAERDAEQTAADLRSRKLKAATEAERVEAEARRRADEVLGDAVSRLRFLVETQNSVVEGLRNVVELVGVARVAAEELPDLAPDLLADPVHAG, encoded by the coding sequence GTGGACAGCGAAGCCGTGGACGACGCCGCGCCCCGCTTCACGACCGCGATGCGCGGGTACGACCGCAGGCAGGTCGACGAGTACGTGGCCGCGCAGGCGGCGGCGTTGGCGGACGCGTCGCTCGAACTGGCCCGCCTGCGGTCGACCGGCCCGGCGCCGACCACCCCGGCTTCGCACCTCGGTGAACGCGTCGCCGGCATCGTCGCGTTCGCCGAGCACCAGGCCGAGGAACTCGTCGCCGAGGCCACCCGGACCGCCGAGACCCTGCGCGGCGACGCCAAGCGGCAGGCCGAGCTGATCCTGCGCGAGGCCGAGGTCCAGGCGGGCGAACTGCGGCGTGGCGCCGAACGCGATGCCGAGCAGACCGCCGCCGACCTGCGCAGCCGGAAGCTGAAGGCGGCCACGGAGGCCGAACGCGTCGAGGCGGAGGCCCGCCGCCGGGCCGACGAGGTGCTGGGCGACGCGGTCTCCCGGCTGCGTTTCCTGGTGGAGACCCAGAATTCGGTCGTCGAGGGGCTGCGCAACGTCGTCGAACTGGTCGGCGTGGCCCGGGTGGCGGCCGAGGAACTGCCCGACCTCGCGCCGGACCTGCTCGCCGACCCGGTGCACGCGGGCTGA
- a CDS encoding NAD-dependent epimerase/dehydratase family protein, whose translation MRLLVLGGSWFLGRAIVDAALAGGHEVTTFRRGLTGDDAPGVEVVRGDRTDVDDLARLAAGGPWDVVVDTSGYVPREVGAVARALSPVVGRYVFVSSVSAYVGWPVEPLTETSELLDCPADAAGDYGHDGDPGPSVYGFTKVGCERAVTDAFGADRVTILRPGVILGPREYVGRLPWWLNRVARGGRVLAPGSPDRPIQPVDVRDVAEFALAAPTGVFNVTAPGTETFGDFLAACVSVACAGEPHWVPDEFLVAQGLRQWTEIPLWRTYAGAWAVDSSRARAAGLRTRPLIETVRDTWAWMGTKRAVEHERAGQLGIDPEKEAAVLDAWQAGS comes from the coding sequence ATGCGACTACTGGTTCTGGGTGGTTCATGGTTTCTCGGACGGGCCATCGTGGACGCTGCTTTGGCCGGGGGACACGAGGTCACGACGTTCCGCCGCGGCCTGACCGGCGACGACGCACCCGGCGTCGAGGTGGTGCGCGGCGACCGGACGGATGTCGACGACCTGGCACGCCTGGCCGCCGGCGGACCGTGGGACGTCGTGGTCGACACGTCCGGCTACGTCCCACGTGAAGTGGGTGCGGTGGCACGGGCGCTCTCGCCGGTCGTGGGGCGGTACGTGTTCGTGTCGTCCGTGTCGGCCTACGTCGGCTGGCCTGTGGAGCCGTTGACGGAGACGTCCGAACTGCTCGACTGCCCGGCCGACGCGGCAGGGGACTACGGTCACGACGGCGACCCCGGCCCGTCGGTGTACGGGTTCACCAAGGTGGGCTGCGAACGTGCCGTCACGGACGCCTTCGGCGCGGACCGCGTGACGATCCTGCGCCCCGGCGTGATCCTCGGCCCGCGCGAGTACGTGGGCCGGTTGCCGTGGTGGCTGAACCGCGTGGCCCGGGGAGGTCGGGTGCTCGCGCCGGGGTCGCCGGATCGTCCGATCCAGCCGGTGGACGTGCGGGACGTGGCCGAGTTCGCCTTGGCCGCACCGACGGGGGTGTTCAACGTGACCGCGCCCGGCACCGAGACGTTCGGCGACTTCCTCGCCGCGTGCGTGTCGGTGGCGTGCGCGGGTGAACCGCATTGGGTGCCGGACGAGTTCCTCGTGGCGCAGGGTTTGCGCCAGTGGACGGAGATTCCCCTTTGGCGCACGTACGCGGGGGCGTGGGCCGTCGACTCGTCGCGGGCTCGGGCGGCGGGGTTGCGCACGCGGCCGTTGATCGAGACGGTGCGCGACACGTGGGCGTGGATGGGGACCAAGCGTGCGGTCGAGCACGAGCGGGCGGGTCAGTTGGGCATCGACCCGGAGAAGGAGGCGGCGGTGCTCGACGCCTGGCAGGCCGGTTCCTAG
- a CDS encoding helix-turn-helix domain-containing protein, with amino-acid sequence MPGHCRRKAQVMNTARIPGPGANLARLRKIAGMTQSRLAQAMGVSEEHLGKMERGLRTLTQGNAARAAQALGTPLDEVLGRTPVDVRTEADLGELRAVIRRFDLPGERPRVDFRGILTRTKRIGGHVKSADLAALIDELPEFLTIATDHAHATGKPAAWEVVTLGYSAVYYLAARHRWMDLAELAVVRQKAAAERATPFAPVIAARDEAGAFLNSGDFPGGLAVVDRALVRAQAELSGRERTLAEGVLRLRGMTLAGRLRDRAEAERHITGARDAASAITEDVTDSGRMFGPQNTAVHVAATLADLGRYRESADTADELKRTKLSLPPTRVMNLFVDDSRTRLALKDRDGALMSLRLAFEAAPQKAKVHPTSQEVLRVLVELHRRSNPDLRKLANTMGLSF; translated from the coding sequence ATGCCAGGTCACTGTCGACGGAAGGCACAGGTCATGAACACCGCACGCATTCCGGGTCCTGGCGCCAATCTGGCGCGTCTGCGCAAGATCGCGGGGATGACGCAGTCCCGACTCGCACAGGCCATGGGCGTCTCCGAAGAGCACCTAGGCAAGATGGAGCGGGGCCTGCGCACGTTGACCCAGGGCAACGCCGCCCGCGCCGCGCAAGCGCTTGGGACCCCGTTGGACGAGGTCCTCGGCCGGACACCGGTGGACGTGCGCACCGAGGCCGACCTCGGCGAGCTGCGGGCCGTGATCCGGCGGTTCGACCTGCCCGGCGAGCGGCCACGGGTCGACTTTCGCGGAATTCTCACCCGAACGAAGCGCATCGGCGGGCACGTCAAAAGCGCCGATCTCGCCGCACTGATCGACGAACTGCCGGAATTCCTCACCATCGCGACCGACCACGCGCACGCCACCGGAAAGCCGGCGGCGTGGGAAGTCGTGACCCTCGGCTACAGCGCGGTCTATTACCTCGCCGCCCGCCACCGCTGGATGGACCTGGCCGAACTCGCGGTCGTCCGGCAAAAGGCGGCGGCCGAACGGGCGACTCCGTTCGCACCGGTCATCGCCGCCCGGGACGAAGCGGGTGCTTTCCTCAATTCCGGCGACTTCCCCGGCGGTCTGGCCGTCGTGGACCGGGCCCTGGTCCGGGCCCAGGCAGAACTGTCCGGCCGCGAACGGACACTGGCCGAGGGCGTGCTCCGACTGCGCGGCATGACCCTCGCCGGACGACTCCGCGACCGGGCGGAAGCCGAACGGCACATCACCGGCGCCCGGGACGCCGCGTCCGCGATCACCGAGGACGTGACCGACTCCGGCCGCATGTTCGGCCCGCAGAACACGGCCGTCCACGTCGCCGCGACCCTCGCCGACCTCGGCCGGTACCGGGAGTCGGCCGACACGGCGGACGAGTTGAAGCGGACCAAGCTCTCCCTGCCGCCGACCCGCGTCATGAACCTGTTCGTCGACGACTCCCGAACCCGCTTGGCACTCAAGGACCGCGATGGCGCCCTGATGTCCCTACGCCTCGCGTTCGAGGCCGCCCCGCAGAAGGCCAAGGTGCACCCGACGAGCCAGGAGGTGCTTCGCGTGCTCGTCGAGTTGCACCGGCGCAGCAATCCGGACCTGCGCAAGCTCGCGAACACCATGGGCCTGTCCTTCTAG
- a CDS encoding helix-turn-helix domain-containing protein — protein sequence MTTDESNHSSWWKFVERQLADRGLSTGDLARLAKVDRSRFTDWRRGRKISIENARSIARVFELSMLEVMVEARLITAEEAQLREIAPNAGMLPDEELVNELGRRLKHAQAARKPKP from the coding sequence GTGACCACAGATGAGAGCAATCACTCGTCCTGGTGGAAGTTCGTCGAACGACAGTTGGCCGACCGCGGGTTGTCGACCGGCGACCTGGCCCGCCTGGCCAAGGTCGACCGGAGCCGGTTCACCGACTGGCGACGCGGCCGGAAGATCTCGATCGAGAACGCGCGGTCCATCGCGCGGGTTTTCGAGCTGAGCATGCTGGAGGTGATGGTCGAAGCGCGCCTGATCACAGCCGAGGAAGCCCAGTTGCGCGAGATCGCACCCAACGCCGGAATGCTTCCCGACGAGGAGTTGGTGAACGAACTCGGCCGCCGACTGAAGCACGCGCAGGCCGCCCGCAAACCGAAACCCTGA
- a CDS encoding transcriptional regulator — MAHTIRLRGGAFTKAVQLAGFGSDYALSKAMEVNRSTVTRVRSGELQPGPAFIAGALVALSPMQFDDLFEVVHLRR, encoded by the coding sequence ATGGCCCACACGATCAGACTCCGCGGCGGCGCTTTCACGAAAGCGGTCCAGCTCGCGGGCTTCGGTTCCGACTACGCGCTGTCCAAGGCGATGGAGGTCAACCGCTCCACCGTGACCCGGGTCCGCTCCGGCGAACTCCAACCCGGACCCGCGTTCATCGCGGGCGCGCTGGTCGCGCTGTCCCCGATGCAGTTCGACGACCTCTTCGAAGTCGTCCACCTGCGACGGTGA
- a CDS encoding Fic family protein, whose product MCSPATYSVLAEAEHALGRLDEAAERLPGRHWFVRSTRVRDAVCSAHLSGLPVGLREAFAADLVAGQGPPPVDRYGPTRALAPYLAVPDGVDEPLTPDVPRLEAIASAHYRREVLRPFRAQEAHRARAASMRQLVDAGLLRDEVLPLSLALEEDTPEYRRQLHRVVETGEVEQWLRFFAEAVRDQALAQVRLIGRTLELIDEYARRVRRAGTLAEVAVDLAGFPVVNHRALVDRYEVSPKTATNLTRQMVELGMLVQWGGGSTYRRIYVCEDALGLVSQESPDLW is encoded by the coding sequence ATGTGCTCCCCGGCGACGTATTCGGTTCTGGCCGAGGCCGAACACGCGCTCGGCCGGCTCGACGAGGCGGCGGAACGACTTCCCGGCCGGCACTGGTTCGTGCGGTCGACCCGGGTCCGCGACGCGGTCTGCTCCGCGCACCTGTCCGGGCTCCCGGTCGGCCTGCGCGAGGCGTTCGCGGCGGACCTGGTGGCCGGGCAGGGTCCGCCGCCGGTCGACCGGTACGGGCCGACCAGGGCGCTCGCGCCGTACCTGGCCGTGCCGGACGGGGTCGACGAGCCGTTGACGCCGGACGTGCCGCGTCTGGAGGCGATCGCGTCCGCGCACTACCGGCGTGAGGTGCTGCGGCCGTTCCGGGCCCAGGAGGCGCATCGGGCGCGGGCGGCGTCCATGCGGCAGCTCGTGGACGCCGGGCTGCTGCGGGACGAGGTGCTGCCGCTGTCGTTGGCGCTGGAGGAGGACACGCCCGAGTACCGGCGGCAGCTCCACCGGGTCGTGGAGACCGGCGAGGTCGAGCAGTGGCTGCGCTTCTTCGCCGAGGCCGTACGCGACCAGGCGTTGGCACAGGTGCGGTTGATCGGCCGGACGCTGGAGCTGATCGACGAGTACGCGCGGCGGGTGCGCCGGGCCGGGACGCTCGCCGAGGTGGCCGTCGACCTGGCCGGGTTCCCGGTGGTCAACCACCGGGCGCTGGTCGACCGGTACGAGGTCAGCCCGAAGACCGCGACCAACCTGACCAGGCAGATGGTCGAGCTGGGCATGCTCGTGCAGTGGGGCGGCGGGTCGACCTACCGGCGGATCTACGTGTGCGAGGACGCGCTGGGCCTGGTCTCGCAGGAGTCGCCCGACCTGTGGTGA
- a CDS encoding MHYT domain-containing protein yields the protein MEHFSSGPWTLIIAYAVAVIGSLIGLSCMARARAETKTGAKVLWTVFGAFAIGGIAIWLMHFIAMLGFDIPGSVIKYDAGLTALSAVVAVVVVGIGLSLVTLVRFSKTRLVIAGVLAGSGVAGMHYMGMGAIRFKGAIMYDELLVVLSVVIAIVAATAAFWFTLVVRTAAAGVAAGLIMGVAVTGMHYTGMAAVVVATDTDLPAPQGMSVFDLVFPVFVTSGLVVAVLLWMLFTASNDPFAEPARSKA from the coding sequence ATGGAACACTTCTCGTCCGGACCCTGGACCCTGATCATCGCGTACGCCGTCGCCGTGATCGGCTCGTTGATCGGCCTGTCCTGCATGGCGCGGGCGCGGGCCGAGACCAAGACCGGCGCGAAGGTGCTGTGGACGGTGTTCGGCGCGTTCGCGATCGGCGGCATCGCGATCTGGCTCATGCACTTCATCGCCATGCTCGGCTTCGACATCCCCGGCTCGGTGATCAAGTACGACGCGGGGCTCACCGCCCTGTCCGCCGTCGTGGCCGTCGTGGTGGTCGGCATCGGACTCTCGCTGGTCACGCTGGTGCGGTTCAGCAAGACCCGGCTGGTGATCGCGGGCGTGCTGGCGGGCTCCGGCGTCGCGGGCATGCACTACATGGGCATGGGCGCGATCCGGTTCAAGGGCGCGATCATGTACGACGAGCTGCTGGTCGTGCTGTCGGTGGTGATCGCGATCGTGGCGGCGACGGCGGCGTTCTGGTTCACGCTCGTCGTGCGCACCGCGGCGGCGGGGGTCGCGGCCGGTCTGATCATGGGCGTCGCGGTGACCGGCATGCACTACACCGGCATGGCGGCGGTCGTCGTGGCCACGGACACCGACCTGCCCGCGCCGCAGGGCATGAGCGTCTTCGACCTCGTGTTCCCGGTGTTCGTCACCAGCGGTCTGGTCGTCGCGGTCCTGCTGTGGATGCTGTTCACCGCCTCGAACGACCCGTTCGCCGAACCCGCCCGCTCGAAGGCCTGA
- a CDS encoding MarR family winged helix-turn-helix transcriptional regulator, producing the protein MDHVDHVLAQWSRQRPDLDVSPMAVIGRLARLNRAILAEQQRTFASHDLDRPSFDVLATLRRSDPPHRLTPTQLMRAAMITSGAVTQRLDRLEARGLVTRGPNAADGRGVVVELTDRGRELVDRALPDHLATEQRLLHALDEDGRAELAGILRTVLESLGDRWES; encoded by the coding sequence ATGGATCACGTCGACCACGTGCTGGCGCAGTGGAGCAGGCAACGACCGGACCTCGACGTGTCACCCATGGCCGTGATCGGCCGGCTCGCCCGGCTCAACCGCGCGATCCTCGCCGAGCAGCAGCGGACGTTCGCGTCGCACGACCTGGACCGGCCGTCGTTCGACGTGCTGGCCACACTGCGCCGCAGCGACCCGCCGCACCGGCTCACCCCGACCCAGCTCATGCGCGCGGCCATGATCACGTCGGGCGCGGTGACCCAACGCCTGGACCGACTGGAGGCGCGCGGCCTGGTCACCCGGGGCCCGAACGCGGCCGACGGGCGCGGCGTCGTGGTCGAACTGACCGACCGGGGCCGCGAACTCGTGGACCGCGCGCTGCCCGACCACCTCGCCACCGAGCAGCGCCTGCTGCACGCGCTGGACGAGGACGGACGCGCGGAGCTGGCCGGGATCCTGCGGACCGTCCTGGAGTCGCTGGGCGACCGCTGGGAGTCCTAG